A region of Nitrospinota bacterium DNA encodes the following proteins:
- a CDS encoding NAD-dependent deacylase produces MDEPTLPQEVKEALLNANHVVALTGAGVSAESGVPTFRGAGGLWENHRAEDLATPEAFMRDPALVWRWYDWRRGLIAPLSPNPGHYALARMEKKFKQFTLITQNVDGLHSKAGSAAPIEIHGNIWFARCVQEGTVRENRETPLQVIPPVCPNCGGMERPHIVWFGEQLDQDKLGLALEALENCNALIVAGTSGVVQPAASFAGMARSAGAFVIEVNTERTPVTAMAHATIRAPSGEALPLLAKLAQTASGG; encoded by the coding sequence ATGGATGAGCCAACCCTGCCGCAAGAGGTGAAGGAGGCCCTGCTAAACGCCAACCATGTGGTGGCGCTCACCGGGGCGGGCGTATCGGCGGAATCGGGCGTCCCCACCTTTCGGGGGGCCGGGGGGCTTTGGGAGAACCATCGCGCCGAGGACCTGGCCACCCCGGAGGCGTTCATGCGCGACCCGGCCCTGGTGTGGCGGTGGTATGACTGGCGCCGTGGATTGATAGCCCCCCTTTCGCCCAACCCCGGCCATTACGCCCTGGCCCGGATGGAAAAAAAGTTCAAACAATTCACCCTGATAACCCAGAACGTGGATGGGCTCCATTCCAAAGCCGGAAGCGCCGCGCCCATTGAGATTCACGGGAACATCTGGTTTGCAAGATGCGTCCAGGAAGGAACCGTGCGGGAAAACAGGGAAACGCCCCTCCAGGTTATACCTCCCGTATGCCCCAATTGCGGGGGAATGGAGCGGCCCCATATCGTCTGGTTCGGCGAACAACTGGATCAGGATAAACTCGGCCTGGCGCTGGAGGCGCTGGAGAACTGCAACGCGCTCATCGTGGCGGGCACATCCGGAGTGGTCCAGCCTGCGGCGTCATTCGCCGGAATGGCCCGGAGCGCCGGGGCCTTCGTGATAGAGGTGAACACGGAACGCACCCCTGTGACCGCCATGGCCCACGCCACCATCCGGGCCCCGTCGGGCGAGGCCCTCCCCCTATTGGCCAAACTGGCCCAAACCGCTTCCGGCGGCTAA
- a CDS encoding PilZ domain-containing protein yields MRQFSHVEAHIPLSAKAVPPDVLENLTSRTVEDAVVAEFAEPPVVENEALSEWMTLINSKLDAILHILTLQREGFSSLPMRHVLISGGGISFITRTEYQPGDTLEIKLVLPSVSPLALYIYGKVESVEKLESGNRVGVEFISMDETVRDKIVDFVFRRERDILREKHEEGY; encoded by the coding sequence ATGAGACAATTTTCACACGTGGAGGCGCACATACCCCTGTCGGCCAAGGCCGTGCCGCCAGACGTTTTGGAAAACCTCACCTCACGCACTGTCGAAGACGCTGTGGTGGCGGAGTTTGCGGAGCCGCCTGTGGTGGAAAACGAGGCGCTGTCGGAATGGATGACGCTGATAAACTCCAAACTGGACGCCATTTTGCACATCCTCACCCTACAGCGGGAAGGATTTTCCTCGTTGCCCATGCGGCATGTGCTCATCAGCGGCGGGGGGATATCTTTTATCACCAGGACCGAATACCAGCCGGGAGACACGCTGGAGATCAAGCTTGTCCTGCCATCGGTGTCGCCTTTGGCCTTATACATTTACGGGAAAGTCGAGTCGGTGGAGAAATTGGAGAGCGGTAACCGTGTAGGCGTGGAGTTCATCTCCATGGACGAAACCGTGCGTGACAAGATAGTGGACTTTGTTTTCCGGCGCGAGCGGGACATCCTCCGCGAAAAACATGAAGAAGGGTATTAG
- the purQ gene encoding phosphoribosylformylglycinamidine synthase subunit PurQ translates to MKTAVLVFPGSNCDHDCYHAVKHVMGREADFIWHQERSLKGYGLVIVPGGFSYGDYLRPGAIARFSPVMAALDDFASRGGYVMGICNGFQILTEARLLPGALVRNDTLKFICETVNLRVETSNSFLTSGSARGDVLRLPIAHMEGCYIAGEDTLKALDDEDRVLFRYCDASGNVTRESNPNGAARNIAGVLSEKRNVAGMMPHPERVMENPLGGQDGLALFTSALNALM, encoded by the coding sequence ATGAAAACGGCCGTCCTTGTTTTTCCCGGCTCCAATTGCGATCACGACTGTTACCACGCCGTAAAACACGTAATGGGGCGCGAGGCTGATTTCATATGGCACCAGGAGCGCTCCCTTAAGGGTTACGGCCTTGTTATAGTGCCCGGTGGCTTTTCCTACGGCGACTATCTTAGGCCTGGGGCCATAGCCAGGTTCTCGCCGGTGATGGCGGCGCTGGACGATTTCGCCTCCCGGGGCGGATACGTTATGGGTATATGCAACGGGTTCCAGATATTAACCGAGGCGCGGCTTTTGCCTGGCGCGCTGGTAAGGAACGACACGCTGAAATTCATTTGCGAAACCGTGAACCTGCGGGTGGAGACTTCCAATTCGTTCCTCACATCCGGTAGCGCCAGGGGTGATGTCCTGCGCCTGCCGATAGCCCATATGGAGGGATGCTACATAGCCGGGGAAGACACCTTGAAAGCCCTGGATGATGAAGACCGGGTGCTTTTCAGGTATTGCGACGCCAGCGGGAACGTTACCAGGGAGTCCAACCCCAACGGGGCGGCCCGGAACATCGCCGGGGTGCTTTCGGAAAAACGGAACGTGGCCGGAATGATGCCCCATCCTGAACGGGTGATGGAAAACCCGCTGGGCGGCCAGGACGGGCTTGCGCTTTTCACGTCCGCCCTCAACGCCTTGATGTAA
- the purS gene encoding phosphoribosylformylglycinamidine synthase subunit PurS, translating to MLKARVTVTLKPGVLDPQGRAIQGALETMNVKSLRNVRVGKIIELEMEEKSPDTARAAIKKMCEALLANPVMENYKIDIEKA from the coding sequence ATGTTAAAAGCCAGGGTGACCGTTACGTTGAAACCCGGGGTGCTGGACCCACAGGGAAGGGCGATCCAGGGGGCGCTGGAGACCATGAACGTAAAGAGCCTGCGAAACGTCCGGGTCGGCAAAATCATCGAGCTTGAGATGGAAGAGAAAAGCCCGGACACCGCCAGGGCCGCCATTAAAAAAATGTGCGAGGCCCTGCTGGCCAACCCTGTGATGGAAAACTACAAGATAGACATCGAGAAAGCCTGA
- a CDS encoding hemerythrin family protein: protein MTAAVKMRQKLAWDESFSVGVSRFDDQHKVLFEYLNELYDAMRDKSEKEVVGKVLNKLTDYTLNHFLEEEVELSKSGYPGYLKHKEAHDKLVAAVREYHVRFHVGRETGRKMLIEIIAVLTDWLMEHIRIADKDYGMFLNSKGIR, encoded by the coding sequence ATGACCGCCGCCGTCAAAATGAGGCAGAAGCTTGCTTGGGACGAAAGTTTCAGCGTTGGCGTATCCAGGTTCGACGACCAACACAAGGTGCTGTTCGAATATCTCAACGAGCTGTACGACGCCATGAGGGATAAAAGCGAGAAGGAAGTGGTGGGCAAAGTGCTCAACAAGCTCACCGATTACACCCTGAACCATTTCCTTGAAGAGGAGGTGGAGCTTTCCAAAAGCGGCTATCCCGGCTATCTTAAACACAAAGAGGCCCACGACAAGCTTGTGGCCGCTGTGCGGGAGTATCACGTGAGGTTCCATGTGGGCCGGGAGACAGGCAGGAAAATGCTTATCGAGATCATAGCGGTGCTTACGGACTGGCTGATGGAGCACATCCGTATCGCCGACAAGGATTACGGGATGTTTCTAAACTCCAAGGGCATACGGTAG
- a CDS encoding cyclic nucleotide-binding domain-containing protein — MDNQSEQIKALMCEVPEFDQLEPDELEMLSKSIFLRRAPAGTVLCREGTVGDSLYYIVNGKIEIRKESMDGRQAVLARFGKGASVGEMSLVEDSPRSATAMALDDAELLILTRENFEKLLQTSPQIGIKILRNIAKSLSKRLRFTSGRFADVFR; from the coding sequence ATGGATAACCAGAGCGAACAGATAAAAGCCCTCATGTGCGAGGTGCCGGAGTTTGACCAGCTTGAGCCGGATGAGCTTGAGATGCTCAGCAAGAGCATTTTCCTGCGCCGGGCTCCCGCTGGAACTGTGCTATGCAGGGAAGGCACTGTGGGCGACTCGCTGTATTACATCGTCAACGGGAAGATAGAGATCAGAAAAGAGTCCATGGACGGGCGGCAGGCTGTGCTGGCCCGGTTCGGCAAGGGCGCTTCGGTGGGGGAGATGAGCCTTGTGGAGGATTCGCCAAGGTCGGCCACGGCCATGGCTTTGGACGACGCCGAGCTTCTCATACTCACCCGGGAGAACTTCGAGAAACTTCTGCAAACTTCCCCGCAGATAGGCATAAAGATATTACGCAACATAGCAAAATCGCTCTCCAAGCGGCTCCGGTTCACTTCAGGCCGGTTCGCCGACGTGTTCAGGTGA
- a CDS encoding phosphoribosyl-AMP cyclohydrolase: MSFNELEEGETLSLEFEKRGGLIPAIAQDARNGQVLMLGYANREAVEETVRSRMATFYSTSRNALWKKGETSGDYLKTMEIYVDCDQDAIIYLVEPQGGGACHTKSQRTGQARHSCFYRRLNMDTGRLEIIE; this comes from the coding sequence ATGAGTTTTAACGAGCTGGAGGAGGGGGAAACCCTGTCGCTGGAGTTTGAAAAACGGGGCGGGCTCATCCCCGCCATCGCGCAGGACGCCCGCAACGGACAGGTCCTCATGCTAGGCTACGCAAACCGGGAAGCTGTGGAGGAAACGGTGCGCTCCCGCATGGCCACTTTCTATTCCACATCCCGCAACGCGTTATGGAAGAAGGGGGAGACCTCCGGCGATTACCTGAAGACGATGGAGATATATGTGGATTGTGACCAGGACGCAATCATATATCTTGTGGAGCCGCAGGGCGGCGGGGCATGCCACACCAAAAGCCAAAGGACCGGCCAGGCCCGCCATTCATGTTTCTACCGCCGTTTGAATATGGACACCGGGCGGCTGGAGATAATCGAGTAG
- the motA gene encoding flagellar motor stator protein MotA, producing the protein MFAIIGSVVVAVAVIGGYLMEHGNLSVLWQPAELVIIGGASVGAFIIGYPLKVHKAVLDFFMRVITNKAAYSKDDYMELLLLLNDIFSKIRKDGLISIESDVDSPAKSKIFSKYPRFLARHHALDFVTDTLRTVMTTTIESHELEALLDTELEAHHEEALTPSASVNTVADALPGLGIVAAVLGIVLTMQKMGEPPEVLGHSIGSALVGTFLGVLLSYGFMGPLARALEMVAKEDFEYITVLKVAIMAFIRGAPPQISVEFGRRVIPTTARPPFAQVEEALRHKK; encoded by the coding sequence ATGTTCGCCATAATCGGATCCGTCGTAGTCGCCGTGGCGGTAATAGGCGGGTACCTGATGGAACACGGGAACCTTTCCGTCCTGTGGCAACCGGCGGAGCTTGTGATCATCGGCGGCGCGTCGGTGGGGGCCTTTATCATCGGCTACCCGTTAAAGGTGCACAAGGCGGTCCTGGATTTTTTCATGAGGGTGATAACCAACAAGGCGGCCTATTCCAAGGACGACTACATGGAGCTTCTCCTGCTGTTGAACGACATCTTCAGCAAGATAAGGAAGGACGGGCTTATATCCATAGAGTCCGACGTGGACAGCCCCGCGAAAAGCAAGATATTCTCCAAATACCCCCGTTTCCTTGCGCGCCACCACGCCCTGGATTTCGTAACCGACACCCTGCGCACGGTCATGACCACCACCATAGAATCGCACGAGCTGGAAGCCCTGCTGGACACCGAGCTTGAGGCCCACCATGAGGAGGCGCTTACGCCGTCGGCCAGCGTGAACACCGTGGCGGACGCCCTGCCGGGCCTTGGGATAGTGGCGGCGGTGCTGGGCATAGTGCTCACCATGCAGAAGATGGGCGAGCCGCCGGAAGTGCTGGGCCATTCCATTGGTTCGGCGCTGGTGGGCACGTTCCTTGGCGTCTTGCTGTCCTACGGATTTATGGGGCCGCTGGCGCGCGCCCTGGAGATGGTGGCCAAGGAGGATTTTGAATACATAACAGTGTTGAAGGTGGCCATTATGGCCTTCATCCGCGGCGCCCCTCCGCAAATTTCGGTGGAGTTCGGCCGGCGCGTCATCCCAACCACCGCCAGGCCGCCTTTCGCCCAGGTGGAGGAAGCCCTAAGGCACAAGAAGTAA
- a CDS encoding phosphoribosylaminoimidazolesuccinocarboxamide synthase yields MTQSVVTKGEKLYEGKAKQIYATSDPSLVIQYFKDDATAFNGKKKGIISNKGVCNNTISSHIFSLLEKEGVKTHFVEKLSDREMLVKKVGIIPVEVVMRNVTAGSLSTRMGVPEGEQLPEPVLEFYYKNDELGDPMINKSHIRAFRLATDEEMATVEQLAFRVNKWLLGYFDRMGIRLVDYKLEFGRSPEGVLLADEISPDGCRLWDKATGEKMDKDRFRRDLGMLTEVYEEMARRALATV; encoded by the coding sequence ATGACCCAAAGTGTCGTTACAAAAGGCGAAAAGCTCTACGAAGGCAAGGCCAAGCAGATTTACGCCACCAGCGATCCATCCCTGGTAATCCAGTATTTCAAGGACGACGCCACGGCTTTCAACGGGAAGAAGAAGGGGATAATCTCCAACAAGGGTGTTTGCAACAACACCATTTCGTCCCACATCTTTTCCCTGCTGGAAAAGGAGGGGGTGAAAACCCATTTCGTTGAAAAGCTGTCCGACCGGGAGATGCTTGTGAAGAAGGTGGGCATCATCCCCGTGGAGGTGGTGATGCGCAACGTAACGGCCGGTTCGCTATCCACCCGCATGGGCGTTCCCGAAGGGGAGCAGTTGCCCGAGCCTGTGCTGGAGTTTTATTACAAGAACGACGAGCTTGGCGACCCGATGATAAACAAATCCCACATCCGGGCGTTCCGCCTGGCCACCGATGAGGAAATGGCCACCGTTGAACAGCTGGCCTTCCGGGTGAACAAGTGGCTGTTGGGTTATTTCGACAGGATGGGGATCCGGCTGGTGGACTACAAGCTGGAGTTCGGGCGGAGCCCGGAAGGGGTTCTGCTGGCCGACGAGATAAGCCCCGACGGATGCCGTTTGTGGGACAAGGCCACCGGCGAGAAGATGGACAAAGACCGGTTCCGGCGCGACCTGGGAATGCTCACCGAGGTTTACGAGGAGATGGCCAGGCGGGCGCTGGCCACGGTGTAG
- a CDS encoding adenylosuccinate lyase, whose product MIPRYTRPAMEKVWSLENKYATWLKIELLACEAWAGKGKIPAAALSEIKEKAAFDMTRIEQIEAEVRHDVIAFLTSVSEFVGPNSRFIHMGLTSSDVVDTGLACLMTEAMDMILVGVDGLLAALKRRAYEFKTTLCIGRSHGIHAEPVTFGLKFALWHAEMERNRKRLVAARESAATGKLSGAVGTFANIDPFVEEYVCGKLGLAPAPLSTQVVQRDRHAEYMCALAITAATIEKIAVELRHLQRTEVLEAEEKFHEGQKGSSAMPHKRNPITAENLTGLARMVKSHVFPALDNVALWHERDISHSSVERVIMPDATILMDYMLHKATQLINGLVAYPENMLENLDKTKGLIFSQKILLDLVNAGVSREDAYAVTQRAAMRCWKEKVAFKELLWEEPKVREKLTKEQVEESFDITYHLKNIDFIYKRVFKE is encoded by the coding sequence GTGATACCCAGATACACACGTCCGGCGATGGAGAAAGTCTGGTCGCTGGAGAACAAATACGCCACATGGCTGAAAATAGAGCTGTTGGCCTGCGAGGCTTGGGCCGGGAAAGGCAAGATACCAGCCGCCGCATTGAGCGAGATAAAAGAAAAAGCCGCTTTCGACATGACGCGGATAGAACAGATAGAGGCCGAGGTGCGGCACGACGTTATCGCCTTCCTTACCTCCGTGTCGGAATTTGTGGGGCCGAATTCCCGCTTCATCCACATGGGGCTTACTTCGTCGGACGTTGTGGACACGGGCCTGGCCTGCCTGATGACCGAGGCCATGGATATGATACTTGTGGGTGTGGACGGCCTTCTGGCGGCTTTAAAGCGCAGGGCGTATGAATTTAAAACCACTTTGTGCATCGGCCGCTCCCACGGCATCCACGCCGAACCCGTAACCTTCGGGCTCAAGTTCGCCCTTTGGCACGCGGAGATGGAGCGCAACCGGAAACGGTTAGTGGCGGCGCGGGAATCGGCGGCTACGGGCAAGCTGTCCGGGGCGGTGGGAACCTTCGCCAACATAGACCCTTTCGTGGAGGAATACGTCTGCGGGAAGCTGGGATTGGCGCCCGCGCCACTTTCCACCCAGGTGGTCCAGCGCGACAGGCACGCCGAATACATGTGCGCCCTGGCCATCACCGCCGCCACTATAGAAAAGATAGCGGTGGAGCTTAGGCATCTTCAGAGGACGGAGGTGCTGGAGGCGGAGGAGAAATTCCACGAGGGGCAGAAAGGCTCCTCGGCCATGCCCCACAAAAGAAACCCCATCACCGCCGAGAACCTGACGGGGCTTGCGCGGATGGTGAAAAGCCATGTTTTCCCGGCGCTGGACAACGTGGCCCTGTGGCACGAGCGGGACATATCCCATTCGTCGGTGGAGCGGGTGATAATGCCCGACGCCACCATCCTTATGGACTACATGCTCCACAAGGCCACCCAGTTGATTAACGGGCTGGTGGCCTATCCGGAGAACATGCTGGAGAACCTGGACAAGACCAAGGGTTTGATTTTCTCCCAGAAGATATTGCTGGACCTTGTGAACGCCGGGGTCTCCCGGGAGGACGCCTACGCCGTAACCCAGCGGGCCGCCATGCGGTGTTGGAAAGAGAAGGTGGCGTTCAAGGAGCTTTTGTGGGAAGAGCCCAAAGTGCGGGAGAAGCTCACGAAGGAACAGGTTGAAGAATCCTTTGATATAACCTATCATTTGAAGAATATAGACTTTATCTACAAGCGCGTTTTCAAGGAATAA